The Sulfurihydrogenibium azorense Az-Fu1 genome contains the following window.
GTTAATTCTCCTTTGTCTATTCAGCCAGATAACCTTGAAGTAGGATTTTTATTAGATACAGGATGTATGATATGGTATGCAGAGAACGCTCAAGATTTATTTGATATGATATTAGCAGGATTTGTTGTAGCTGAAAAACCAGCTGTACATGTACCTGTAATAACAGTAGTTGACGGTTTCTTTGTGTCTCACACAAGAGAAGCTGTAATGCTTCCACCAGATGACATAGCTTTACCTCCTTACGACCCTAAAAAAGCTCCTATGCCTGTTATAGATCTAGAAGTTCCTCCTGGAAGATTTTTAAGAGACCCATTTGTTATGAAATCTAACTATATATCTTACGCAACCCATGCAAGCTGGCAGTTTGAAGTTAGAGCTGCTATAGAAAGGTCAAGACCTTATGCAAAACATTACTTAAGAGGTTTAATAGAAGAGTTTGGAAACCCTGATGCTGATATTGTATTCGTTGCAGCAGGTACTGCGGCATCTCAATCGAAAGAAGCAGTTAGATTATTAAAAGATGAGCATGGTATAGATGCTAAAGTAGTTAAATTAAAAACTATAAGACCTTTTCCATATGAAGAGTTAAGATCAGCTGTTAAAAATGCTAAGTACATTTTTGTTCCTGAGTTTAATGTTGTAGGTTGGATGGAAAGAGAGGTAAGAAGATACTTATACAAGCATTCAGATGCAGAAATAATAGGAGCTCCAAGAGTGGCAGGTGGTATGACAATGCCAGCTGAGGTAATTGTAGAAGAAGTTTTAGACTATTTAAAAGTTAGATAATTTAAGTAGGAGGTATACGGTATGTCTTTTAAAGTGTTTCAAATAAATGAAGAATTTTTAGATGTAATGCCAAAAGAGATAGTTGATCTTCAAGAGAATGCAACTTGGGGAAATCCTAAAAGGGGAGTAATGGATCTTCCTTTCCACAAGGAGTTAATTGAAGAACACTCTTTGTGTGCTGGTTGCCCCGAAGCAGCTGCTTTAAGGTATATTATGGCATCTATACCCAATCCTGAAGATACTGTTATAGTTAACTCAACAGGATGTACTTCTTTGGTATTCCCTCACATTGCAATGCATACAGTTCACTCTCTTTTCGGAAACCAAAATGCTGTAGCATCTGGAATAAAGAGGGTTTTAGAGTATAGATACCCTGATAAAGTTAAAGATGTTATAGTATTGGCAGGTGATGGAGCTACTATAGATATAGGATTGGACTGTACATTGCAATCTTTCTTTAGACAAGAGAAAATTACAACTATCTGCTTTGATAACGAGGTTTATGCAAACACAGGTGGACAAGAGAGTGGAGCTACACCTAAAGGCCACGTGTTTAAAATGGCTCCTAAAGGTAAGCAGTTTGAAAAAGTTCCAATGTGGCAACTGGCTATAGACTCTGGTTGTAAATATGTAGCAAGGTTGACAGTTTCTTCTCCAAAGAGAGTAGAATCCGTAATTAAAAAAGCTGTATATGTAGCTAGAGAAGTAGGACCAACATATGTTCATCTTTACACTCCTTGTATACTTGAAATAGGTCTCAACTCTGACCAAGGTCTAGAAGAGATGAGATCAAAGGATAAAGAAAGATTCGCTTTCTTTGAGTATATATCTCCTGAAGCAGAGGAAGTAATTAACAGGAAAAAAGCGGAGGGCTTACTATGAAAAGAAAAAGAGTCAATATTAGAATGCCTGGTCTTGGTGGACAAGGGGCTGTCACGGCAGCTCATATAATAGCTACAGCTGCAGACTATGAAGGTTACTATGCAGTTTCTAATCCATTCTTTGGGGCTGAAAAAAGAATGGCTCCTGCTGAAAGTTATGCAAGAATAGGTGTAGAGCCGATTTATGACAGAGGAGAGGTTGTATATCCAGATGTTATTATGGTTTTTCATAACCATGTTATAACTATGGGTAAATCCTACACAATGCCTTTCTACTCTGGAATAAAGAAAAATGGACTTATTATAATTAACTCAGAAGAAGATCTTTTAACTCCTGGTGATAAAGCTTACCTTGATTCTTTAAATGTTAAAGTTTACAACTTCCCTGCGACAAAGTTTGCTATTGAACAAGCGGGAACGGAACTTGCTACAAATATGGCAATGGTTGGAGCTCTATTTGGATGTATCGGATCTGTAGGGCTTGAGGCTATAGAAGAAGGTATTAAAGCAAGATTCCTTAAAAAATTCGTTGCATCTGGTGGTACAGCATCGTTAGACTCAGCTCTTGAAAGAAAGTTTAAGAAAAAGTTAGAATTAATAGAGAAAAACTTAAACACAGCTAAAGCTGCTTATGAGCTTGCAGCAGAGTGGGCAAAATCTCAAGGTCTTGAATCTTTTTTACCGCCACCACCTAAAAAGAAAGCAGAAGTTGCATAAATCTAAAAGTCCCCAAAAAGGGGACTTTTTATTAAATTCTTTCTACTTTAACAACATCGGAGAAATTTTTTATTGAGTTTAATATAGTGTTTAAATGGTTCTTGTCTTTTACTTCTAATGAAAATTTTATTAATGCTTTTTTATCTTTCAGTTCTGAGACTTTAACATTTTTTATGTTTGACCCTGTAGATGCTATCACATTAGATATGTTTGCTAAAACACCGGGTTTATCTTCAGCTATCACTTTTATATTTGTTAAATATTTTATCTTTTCGTTTTGTTTCCATATAACATTTACTAATCTCTCTGGTTCTGTATTTTCAACAATTTTAGCATTCTTACATTCTCTATTATGTATTGCTATTCCTTTTCCTTTTGTTATTACTCCTATAATATCGTCACCCGGTATAGGATTACAACATTTTGCTATAAAGCTTAGGACATTGTTTATTCCATCTACTTCTATAAATATCTCTTTCTTTTTTTCTTGTGTTAGTGATTTTTCTAAAAACTGTCCCTGTTTTTCTTCTTTAAATAGATTAACAATTTTTAAAGGGGATATTTTTCCATCTCCTACTGCAATTAAAAGGTCTTCAAAACTTTTATAGTTGTATTTTGATAGTATCTTTTGTTTATCTTCTTCTGTTAAAGAAGTTATTTTTAGATTAACCTTTTTTAGGAATTTGTCTAAAAGTTTTTCTCCAAACTTTAGACTTTTTTCTCTTTCTATCTTTGATAAAAACTGTTTTATATTTGTCTTTGCTTTTGAGGTTACCACAAACTTTAACCAGTCTCTTGAGGGATAATGTCCCTCTTTTGTTATTACTTCAACTAAATCTCCACTTTTTAGTTTAGTATCAAGGGGAACAAACTTACCGTTTACCTTTCCTCCAACTGCTTTATGACCTACCATTGTATGAATAGCGTAAGCAAAATCTACAACTGTAGAACCCGAAGGTAGCTTTACCAAATCTCCTTTCGGGGTAAAAACGTATATTTCTTCTGAAGATAAATCTGTACTAATGTCTTCTAAAACTTTAGAGTCTTTTGTTTCTTTTAATGTTTCTACTATGTTTTTCAACCAGTTGAATGCTTCTACGTCTTTTTCAGTTAAATGATTTCCACCTTTGTATCTCCAGTGAGCTGCAATACCTTCTTCTGCAATTTTGTGCATTTGATGAGTTTTTATCTGTATTTCTACAAACTTACCTTCAGGACCTACTACAGTTGTGTGAAGAGCTTGATAGAAGTTTGATTTTGGAAGTGAGATGTAATCTTTAAACTTTCCTGGAACAGGTGTCCAAATGGAGTGTATAAGTCCAAGAGTTAAATAACAATCTTTTATATCCTCTACTAGTATTCTTACTCCAAAAATGTCATAAATGTCACTAAGTTTAAGGTTTTTTCTTAATGTTTTTTCGTATATACTATATATGTGTTTTGACCTGTACTGGATTGTTGCATTTATGTTATGCTCTTTTAGTATTTTTTCTATCTCAGGGATTACTTTCTCTTTTAGATACTTTTCACTTTTTTCTTTTGATGTAGCAAAGTAAGAAACTACTTTTTTATACTCTTCTGGATAAAGGTACATAAAAGAAAGGTCATCAATTTCCCTTTTTATATTCCATAGACCTAGTCTTCCTGCTAAAGGTGAGTATATTTCAAGGCTTTCTTTTGCTATCCTTTTTTGCTTATCTTCTCTAAGGTAATGTAGCGTTCTTAGATTGTGTAGTCTATCTGCAAGTTTAACAAGGATTACTCTAATATCATTTGATGTTGATATTATAAGTTTACGAAAATTCTCTACTTTTGCATCTTCTAAGTTTTCAAAGTTATACTTTCCTATTTTAGTAACACCGTCAACTATCTGTGAAACTTTTTTCCCAAACTTTTCTTCTATCTCAGTAGTAGTTGTATTTGTATCTTCAAGTATATCGTGTAAGAGAGCAGATATTATTGATACCTTATCTAATTTCAAGTCTGCTAATATTTTAGCAGCTTCTATTGGATGAATGTAGTATGGCTCACCTGATTTTCTGTATTGATCTTTGTGTTTTTCTACTATAAAGTCTATAGCTTCTACTACTTCCTCTCTTTCTTTTTCAGGTAAGTAGTTAATCTTATCAATAAGCTCTTTTGCTTCTTTTATTTGGGTAGTTTCCATTTTTAATAACCTAAGATTTAGTTATAAAGATAATATAACGATTTTTAAGAATTATCAAGGATTTTCGTCGATTTTTTGATATCGATTATTGGAGAATGAGATGAATTAGATGATTTGAAAACAGGGGCATAAAGCCCCTGTCTTAGATTACTTCTTCTCTTCTTGTTTTTCTTCTTTTTTCTCTTCTTGTTTTTCTTCTTTTTTCTCTTCTTTCTTTACATGTTTCTTTACTTGTTTCTTTACTTGTTTCTTTTCAGCTTTTTTCTCTTCTTTAGCTGGAGCTTCTTGTTTTGCTCCTTCTGCTGCTGGAGCTGCTGCTTTTTCTTCAGCGATAGATGCGAATCCTAGACCTAAAACTGCTACTGAGAGTGCTGATAATACTAACTTCTTCATACTACTACCTCCTATAAAAGATTTAAGTTATTTGCCTGCTGGTTGTTGTGCAGGTTGTTCAGCTGGTTTTTGTTCTCCAGCTGGTTGTGCAGGTTGTTGCTGCTCTTGTCCTGCTGGTGCTGCTTGTTGAGCAGGTTGTTGCTCAGCTGGAGCTGGTGCAGGAGCTGCTTGTTGAGCAGGTTGTTGTTGCTCAGCTGGTTGTTCTTCTTTCTTTTGGCAGCTGAAAAGTAAAGATGCTGATAATACAGCTGCCACAGAACCGAGTACTAATTTTTTCATTTAGTATTACCTCCTTACTTTGATTTACATTAAATACTTTACATTAAGAAAATTACAAATCAATTAAAAGAAAATTACAAATTTGTAATCTTTTGAAAAGTAATTATGAAGGTTGTACCAATGTTTTCCTCACTGAGAACTTCTATTTTTGTATCGTGCTGAGTAAGTATTGCTTTAACTAAACTAAGTCCAAGACCGCTTCCAGTGTATATTCCTCTACTTTCATCAACTCTGTAAAATTTTTCAAAGATTTTGTCTATTTTTTCTTGAGGTATCCCTATCCCTGAGTCTTCTATTTTTAGGATAATTTCTTTATTATCGTTTTCCAGTAAATCGATCTTTATATACCCGTTTTCTTTATTGAATTTAATTGCGTTATCTATTAAGTTAGCTATTGCTCGTGAGATATACTTTTCATTTCCGTAGATGTAGACATCTTCTTGAATGTTTAGGATTATATCTATTTTTTTTGTCTGGGCGTAATCTTTAAAAAGGTTGTATATCTTTTTTACTATGTTAGATAGATTTATCTTCTCTTTTTGAAGTTGAAAAGTTCCTGATTCTAGCTTTGATAGTGTAAGTAAATCTTCTATCATCTGAGTTAATGAGTCTGTCTCTTCTATGATGTAAACGAGCAAATTTCCACAATCATTGGATAAATTACCTTTCATTAAAAGGTTTTCTGCTGAGCTTCTTATTCTTGTTATAGGTGTTTTTAAGTCGTGGGCTATACTTTCTGTAGTCTCTTTTAGCGTTCTTATAAGAGTTTCTATTCTATCTAACAAATCATTTATAAGTAAAGCCAAATCGTCTAACTCATCTTTACTACCTGTGATTGCTACCCTTTTATCAAGTTTCATACTGGTTGTTATATCTTTTGCTGTGTTGGATATATTTTTTATTTTTTTTGTTATTGAATTTGTTATTAAAATACCTCCTGTAAGGGATAAGAAAAATACAATAATACCTGATATATAGAAGATTTCCATAAGACGGTTTAGTAGTTTGTTGTTTTCTAACTTTGATTTTCCTATTACAAGTATATGTTTGTTAGATAGTTTATATATTATTACATCAAAATACTCTATAGTAGTTAAAATGTATGTATCTGGTTTTAGTTTTCCGTAGTTTTCTAAGTTTATAACTAAGTCTTTCGTATGTATTCCTGTGTTTGTGTTTAAAATAATTTCTCCTTTTTTATCGTACATTTTAAAAAATAGTTCTACACTTTTTATTATTTCAGCTTCTTTGGTTATTTGATTTTTCAGTCCATTTAATCCTTCTTGTTTGTATAAGATTTTGTAAGATTTAGCTTTTTCTATAAGCTCTTCCTTTGTCTTGTTTTCTAAGTAAAGTTCAAAAAAAGAGTAAACCATGAAAAAAGATATTAAGAGTGAGATAAGTAAAGTAAAAGAGTATAAGAGAATTACTTTT
Protein-coding sequences here:
- a CDS encoding transketolase C-terminal domain-containing protein; this translates as MINPLTTEVQYNKSGQKIVSPDYLLFEAPREKFFMTGSEAVKEAVKRASVDASVSYPITPQSEAAHLIGELWVEGYVGVYFRGESEFGVMSEVAGCALAGARTITTTSGPGTLRAFENFPMWAGTRIPVQLVLMARGVNSPLSIQPDNLEVGFLLDTGCMIWYAENAQDLFDMILAGFVVAEKPAVHVPVITVVDGFFVSHTREAVMLPPDDIALPPYDPKKAPMPVIDLEVPPGRFLRDPFVMKSNYISYATHASWQFEVRAAIERSRPYAKHYLRGLIEEFGNPDADIVFVAAGTAASQSKEAVRLLKDEHGIDAKVVKLKTIRPFPYEELRSAVKNAKYIFVPEFNVVGWMEREVRRYLYKHSDAEIIGAPRVAGGMTMPAEVIVEEVLDYLKVR
- a CDS encoding sensor histidine kinase, producing MVYSFFELYLENKTKEELIEKAKSYKILYKQEGLNGLKNQITKEAEIIKSVELFFKMYDKKGEIILNTNTGIHTKDLVINLENYGKLKPDTYILTTIEYFDVIIYKLSNKHILVIGKSKLENNKLLNRLMEIFYISGIIVFFLSLTGGILITNSITKKIKNISNTAKDITTSMKLDKRVAITGSKDELDDLALLINDLLDRIETLIRTLKETTESIAHDLKTPITRIRSSAENLLMKGNLSNDCGNLLVYIIEETDSLTQMIEDLLTLSKLESGTFQLQKEKINLSNIVKKIYNLFKDYAQTKKIDIILNIQEDVYIYGNEKYISRAIANLIDNAIKFNKENGYIKIDLLENDNKEIILKIEDSGIGIPQEKIDKIFEKFYRVDESRGIYTGSGLGLSLVKAILTQHDTKIEVLSEENIGTTFIITFQKITNL
- a CDS encoding 2-oxoacid:acceptor oxidoreductase family protein — translated: MKRKRVNIRMPGLGGQGAVTAAHIIATAADYEGYYAVSNPFFGAEKRMAPAESYARIGVEPIYDRGEVVYPDVIMVFHNHVITMGKSYTMPFYSGIKKNGLIIINSEEDLLTPGDKAYLDSLNVKVYNFPATKFAIEQAGTELATNMAMVGALFGCIGSVGLEAIEEGIKARFLKKFVASGGTASLDSALERKFKKKLELIEKNLNTAKAAYELAAEWAKSQGLESFLPPPPKKKAEVA
- a CDS encoding thiamine pyrophosphate-dependent enzyme gives rise to the protein MSFKVFQINEEFLDVMPKEIVDLQENATWGNPKRGVMDLPFHKELIEEHSLCAGCPEAAALRYIMASIPNPEDTVIVNSTGCTSLVFPHIAMHTVHSLFGNQNAVASGIKRVLEYRYPDKVKDVIVLAGDGATIDIGLDCTLQSFFRQEKITTICFDNEVYANTGGQESGATPKGHVFKMAPKGKQFEKVPMWQLAIDSGCKYVARLTVSSPKRVESVIKKAVYVAREVGPTYVHLYTPCILEIGLNSDQGLEEMRSKDKERFAFFEYISPEAEEVINRKKAEGLL
- a CDS encoding RelA/SpoT family protein, translating into METTQIKEAKELIDKINYLPEKEREEVVEAIDFIVEKHKDQYRKSGEPYYIHPIEAAKILADLKLDKVSIISALLHDILEDTNTTTTEIEEKFGKKVSQIVDGVTKIGKYNFENLEDAKVENFRKLIISTSNDIRVILVKLADRLHNLRTLHYLREDKQKRIAKESLEIYSPLAGRLGLWNIKREIDDLSFMYLYPEEYKKVVSYFATSKEKSEKYLKEKVIPEIEKILKEHNINATIQYRSKHIYSIYEKTLRKNLKLSDIYDIFGVRILVEDIKDCYLTLGLIHSIWTPVPGKFKDYISLPKSNFYQALHTTVVGPEGKFVEIQIKTHQMHKIAEEGIAAHWRYKGGNHLTEKDVEAFNWLKNIVETLKETKDSKVLEDISTDLSSEEIYVFTPKGDLVKLPSGSTVVDFAYAIHTMVGHKAVGGKVNGKFVPLDTKLKSGDLVEVITKEGHYPSRDWLKFVVTSKAKTNIKQFLSKIEREKSLKFGEKLLDKFLKKVNLKITSLTEEDKQKILSKYNYKSFEDLLIAVGDGKISPLKIVNLFKEEKQGQFLEKSLTQEKKKEIFIEVDGINNVLSFIAKCCNPIPGDDIIGVITKGKGIAIHNRECKNAKIVENTEPERLVNVIWKQNEKIKYLTNIKVIAEDKPGVLANISNVIASTGSNIKNVKVSELKDKKALIKFSLEVKDKNHLNTILNSIKNFSDVVKVERI